One genomic region from Lineus longissimus chromosome 6, tnLinLong1.2, whole genome shotgun sequence encodes:
- the LOC135489571 gene encoding histone H2A-like has product MSGRGKGGKTKGKAKSRNSRAGLQFPVGRIHRLLRKGNYAERIGAGAPVYLAAVMEYLAAEVLELAGNAARDNKKSRIIPRHLQLAIRNDEELNKLLSGVTIAQGGVLPNIQAVLLPKKSGSAKK; this is encoded by the coding sequence ATGTCTGGACGAGGAAAGGGAGGAAAGACAAAAGGAAAGGCAAAGAGCAGGAATTCAAGGGCCGGACTTCAGTTCCCAGTTGGTCGTATCCACCGTCTGTTGAGGAAGGGAAACTATGCCGAGCGTATCGGAGCTGGAGCGCCAGTATATCTTGCAGCCGTCATGGAATATTTGGCAGCCGAGGTCCTCGAGTTGGCAGGCAATGCAGCCCGTGACAATAAGAAATCCAGGATCATCCCTAGACATCTCCAACTCGCCATCCGTAATGACGAAGAGTTGAACAAGCTTCTCTCCGGTGTCACCATCGCCCAAGGTGGTGTGTTGCCAAACATCCAGGCTGTCCTTCTCCCCAAGAAGTCTGGAAGCGCCAAGAAGTAA